The following nucleotide sequence is from Chryseobacterium sp. CY350.
ATCTGCATAAAAATACATGGTCGCCCCTACGCGATAAATACCCAAACGGAAACGCTGGAGTTCCTCTAAGCGAAATTCTTGAATTTACAGTTGCTAAGAGCGACAATAATGGTTGCGACATTATGCTGAAACTTTTAGGAGGCACAAAAACTGTTCAGAAATTTATGGATTCTAAAGGCATAAAAGATTTTCAGATAAAATATAATGAAGCGGAAATGCACAAAAACTGGAACGTGCAATATGAAAATTACAGTACCACAAAGTCTGCTGTTGATGTCTTGAAGAAATTTTATGACGGAAAACTACTTTCAAAAAAATCAACTGATTATCTTATGAAAGTGATGCTTTCAACATCAACCGGATTGAATAAATTGGTAGAACAACTTCCAAAAAAGACTCCTGTTGCCAGAAAAACGGGATCTTCAGGAAAGAACGATGCAGGACTGACGGGTGCTGAAAATGAAATCGCAATTGTTACTTTACCCAACGGGAAACATTATGCAATTGCCGTATTTGTAAGCAATTCCACAGAATCTGATGTGATAAACTGTAAGATGGTTTCAGATATTTCAAAGTCTGTTTGGGATCATTTTAATAAGTAAATTTTAAAGCTTATTTTTAGGCGTGAAAATTGCCATTGACGTTTGTAATGGTAATTTAAACTTAAAATATGAAAAATTTAATCCTAACATTTTCGATAATTTGCAGCACTTTTGTTTTTGCGCAGAAAAATCAGAATTATGTAGAAGTCAGTTATGCAAGTATTTGCTGTGGCACTCCGTCAACAAATCCAGTAATGGGATACATTAGCGATTTTCAGAAAAAAAATAAAACGAAAACTTTCGAAATCCTTCGACAATCGGGATTAGGAAGAGAGGGAGAATTTAATCTGTATATCAGTACCGATCATTTATCAAAAAGTAAGAAAAACAGCTTTTTGAAAGGCCTTCAATCTGCAATTTCTTCACAAAATACCAGAAGAAATCAAAACAGTGACGGAATTGTGAATTTCGAAAAATCTAAAATAGTCACGAAGGCAGATTTAGCAAAAATTGAAAACTTAATTATATATAAAAATAATTTAAAACTAAATAAGGAAAAATGATCAAAAACATTGTAGTTATCGGGGCCGGAACCATGGGAAATGGTATTGCACATACTTTCGCACAGAGCGGTTTTAGTGTAAATTTAGTAGATGTATCTCAGGACGCTTTAGACAAAGGCATCAAAACCATCACCACCAACCTTGACAGAATAATTGCAAAGGGAAACCTTACGGAAGACCAAAAATCTGAAACTTTAGGGAATATTAAAACTTTTACAGCACTGAAAGATGCAGTTACCAATGCTGATCTGGTTGTGGAAGCTGCAACTGAAAATCAGGATCTTAAACTGAAAATCTTTGCACAAATGGATGAGTTTGCTCCTGAAAACTGTATTTTATCTACCAATACGTCCTCAATTTCTGTTACAAAAATTGCAGCAGCCACGAAGAGAGCAGATAAAGTAATCGGAATGCACTTTATGAATCCTGTTCCGATCATGAAATTGGTGGAGATCATTAAAGGCTATTCTACTTCTAAAGAAACCTTTGACTCGATCTACGAAATGAGCAAAACTCTTGGAAAAGTTCCTGTAGAAGTGAATGATTATCCCGGCTTCGTTGCCAATAGAATTCTGATGCCGATGATCAATGAATCTATTGAAACTTTATACAACGGAGTTGCAGGAGTAGAAGAAATCGACACCGTAATGAAGTTGGGAATGGCTCATCCGATGGGACCGCTACAATTGGCAGATTTTATCGGTCTAGACGTCTGTTTAGCGATCTTAAATGTAATGTATGACGGTTTTAAAAATCCTAAATACGCGCC
It contains:
- the bla-A gene encoding CGA/CIA family class A beta-lactamase, yielding MKKTGLLFLLFSAFTFAQQSALENKIDLITKDKKATVGISVLGIDSGFKYNKNSDKKLPMQSVFKFHIAAAVLDFVEKGKLSLDQKIVLNNLNLHKNTWSPLRDKYPNGNAGVPLSEILEFTVAKSDNNGCDIMLKLLGGTKTVQKFMDSKGIKDFQIKYNEAEMHKNWNVQYENYSTTKSAVDVLKKFYDGKLLSKKSTDYLMKVMLSTSTGLNKLVEQLPKKTPVARKTGSSGKNDAGLTGAENEIAIVTLPNGKHYAIAVFVSNSTESDVINCKMVSDISKSVWDHFNK
- a CDS encoding 3-hydroxybutyryl-CoA dehydrogenase, which produces MKNIVVIGAGTMGNGIAHTFAQSGFSVNLVDVSQDALDKGIKTITTNLDRIIAKGNLTEDQKSETLGNIKTFTALKDAVTNADLVVEAATENQDLKLKIFAQMDEFAPENCILSTNTSSISVTKIAAATKRADKVIGMHFMNPVPIMKLVEIIKGYSTSKETFDSIYEMSKTLGKVPVEVNDYPGFVANRILMPMINESIETLYNGVAGVEEIDTVMKLGMAHPMGPLQLADFIGLDVCLAILNVMYDGFKNPKYAPNPLLVNMVMAGKLGVKSGEGFYDYSESKKAEKVAKMFSK